The genomic window ATAGAGTGCATGTAAAGCAGAGCTGTGTGTGTGGAAGTTGAAGTATCAAACCAGTAAGGACGTCACTCTAAAAACCAAGTCTAAACATTGGTTGAACAAAGGGGATTTCACGATTCATAGAGTAAACATAATGTGTGTGCATTATGTATAAAGACATTTCAGTAAGAGACGATGTTTATgtccctttttcttttcttagagCACCGCTCACTCGGCTTTACTTTGTCCAGGTTTATCATCTCAGGCGACACTACATTTCGCCTGAAGCAACGTAAGATCAAGTAGGAGTAACCCTCCCTGAAATGACGGTTGGTGGCAGCATACAGGATCCCGTTGATGCTGCTGTTGGTGTGGACCACAATGGCTGCGACTACGTAAACAGTACGTGGCCATACGCGGTGCACATCCCCAAGAATAGCAATGGCGTACGGCGACCACATCACAATGAACACCACCCAGATCGTGAAAACGGAACGCAGCAAACGGATATCCGTATTTCGTAATTTGTTACGTTTATTGGTCGTTCCCTTTACAGAGCTCGCCCACTGCACAATACCAGTAACGGTCTGTACGTCATCCTCTGCAGACCGCCTTGCGTTAGTCTCGGCCCGTTTTACAATGAAGATGATACGGACGTACGAGAAAGATGTAACAAGTAGCGGTACGCCAAACCCAAGGCTCACGACAAACAAATTGTAAGCATAAGACTTCGTGTAGTTATAGGTACACATCATAGTCCTCGAATCGAAAGTGTGAGCTCCCCAGCCCAGCAAATTCGGCAGGTCGAGTAAACAGCAAAACAACCACGTACCGGCCACAATGAACGGCACAGTGTGTGCGTTGTAGATCTTTGGGTATACCGTGTGGTGGCAGATGCGGACGTAACGATTGAAGCTGATGTGGGCGATGTTCCACCCTGAGCATGCGCACGACGTGACGCAGAACACGCCAACCATGTCGCAAAGCACACGTTCATCGTTAAAGAATGTCCCCTCGCTCGCTATTCCTACGATACCAAAGCTGTCTACGACGATAGTTACGCACAAGTCCGCAACGGCGAGGTTAACTACGAAAACATTACAGAGTACCCGCAGTTTCTTATGCACCAAAACTGCTCCTATCACAAGAATGTTACCAACCAAACCCATGATCAGCATAATACTGGTACAGATGAGAAACACAACATTGGAGTTGAAGTCATTTGTATAATCAACGTTGGCGCTTATCGGGACCATCCCATCCACATGAGCTCTGGTAGTATTCATAGTTCTTGATAATTAATTCCAGTCACTGTGAAACAATAAAGTAGTATGTTAGTATTAGATGCCGGGTGGGGCAATGCAACGagaaatgggagactttggggaTTCTAGACTAACAGTATAGGTAAATCCACTGTCCTTAGAAGTGTAagcgtgctcagaactacgtataAGCGATGGAAATTAACCTGGTATttgtgctgccacctagcgttcaaatgTCTTTCATTGTATATGCCTGTGGAGAAAGGTACAGGGGCTTCGTGAATTACGCACTGGGAGATCTGCCGTTTGAGCTAACAAACATAATCAACGTTGACAACCATCACTTTACATTGCCTTTATGAGATTTGCATTTAAATCCAACGTACATGGTTATACAAACCTGTTATGTCAAGGGGACCACCATACAAACTAGGCTACACGTCTACACTTTCCGAAGCGGCCTTGCAGTAGTTTTCAgatatttttttgcaaacaatGAAACAAGCCGCTTAGTCCACTTGCACACGAGCGCCATCGTTAACAAAAAATACCGCAGTGCATCTTGGGAAAACAAGTAAAGTTACTAAATTTTTCAAGCTGCCAATAATGGACGCCATAATAACATATAATAGTAATATGCATTTATGTAGCGCTTAATAccaggtttctaagcgctgcAAAACGTcatgttgtattttattttcgATAACAATAAGCCAGGTTTTATAGTTGAATACCACATTGCTTTAAAAATAGAAA from Asterias amurensis chromosome 17, ASM3211899v1 includes these protein-coding regions:
- the LOC139950069 gene encoding melatonin receptor type 1B-A-like; amino-acid sequence: MNTTRAHVDGMVPISANVDYTNDFNSNVVFLICTSIMLIMGLVGNILVIGAVLVHKKLRVLCNVFVVNLAVADLCVTIVVDSFGIVGIASEGTFFNDERVLCDMVGVFCVTSCACSGWNIAHISFNRYVRICHHTVYPKIYNAHTVPFIVAGTWLFCCLLDLPNLLGWGAHTFDSRTMMCTYNYTKSYAYNLFVVSLGFGVPLLVTSFSYVRIIFIVKRAETNARRSAEDDVQTVTGIVQWASSVKGTTNKRNKLRNTDIRLLRSVFTIWVVFIVMWSPYAIAILGDVHRVWPRTVYVVAAIVVHTNSSINGILYAATNRHFREGYSYLILRCFRRNVVSPEMINLDKVKPSERCSKKRKRDINIVSY